Proteins from a single region of Haloterrigena alkaliphila:
- a CDS encoding tyrosine-type recombinase/integrase translates to MSRAKENELTLPDLPEKLATRIEEQSRELENGDTIVGNGESQLTSEHPVSVVEYFLSVNVDDWADWTYKDYSYDLTRFLEYCEYVDIDDLSELSSRDLVGFKQWRKKDGNIGLATLHGQLANIRVLIRWCEQVEIVDEGVADKIELPDLDPSDIVSYTRITSKQAQEIVDYYDQFEYVPREFAEFALIWGVLCRLGGVRSLDLESYNREEGYIELEHRPDEETPLKNGESEVEGEGGERKINLPDWLCDILNRYIDGTGDPEHPKRIEVEDEYGRKPLFTTKYGRVSESTLRRDLYRVTQPCRRGQECPHEMDPDECDARTNNNLLSRCLSAVSPHPVRRGGICHQLKQGVSKDTICERADVSRKVLNKHYDLRTKEEARQQRRNELRKHLEGYEEPTHETRTGIQEQIPLLGDIVSAQDKVNTALKHNAARAQACKAVAGYIVFVALISFNFGLMGIGFDPIAWELVLNL, encoded by the coding sequence ATGAGTAGGGCTAAAGAGAACGAGTTGACTCTTCCGGATCTGCCGGAGAAGTTAGCCACACGAATTGAAGAACAGTCACGTGAATTAGAGAATGGTGATACGATTGTCGGGAACGGCGAGAGCCAACTCACCAGCGAACACCCTGTGAGTGTTGTTGAGTATTTTCTCTCTGTGAACGTCGATGACTGGGCAGACTGGACGTACAAAGACTACTCGTACGACTTGACGAGATTTCTGGAGTACTGCGAATACGTCGACATCGATGATCTCTCAGAGCTTTCGTCGCGTGATCTTGTCGGGTTCAAACAGTGGCGGAAGAAGGATGGGAACATCGGACTTGCAACCCTACATGGGCAACTGGCGAATATCCGTGTACTGATCAGATGGTGCGAACAGGTCGAGATTGTCGACGAAGGGGTAGCGGACAAGATAGAACTGCCAGATCTCGACCCGTCTGACATCGTCTCGTACACTCGGATTACATCAAAGCAGGCACAAGAGATTGTGGACTACTACGATCAATTCGAGTATGTTCCCCGAGAGTTTGCCGAGTTCGCGTTGATATGGGGGGTGTTATGCCGCCTCGGCGGCGTTCGATCCTTAGACCTTGAAAGCTACAACCGCGAAGAAGGTTATATCGAACTCGAACACAGACCCGACGAAGAGACTCCATTGAAGAACGGCGAAAGTGAGGTGGAGGGCGAAGGTGGCGAACGGAAAATCAATCTCCCAGACTGGCTCTGTGATATCCTGAACAGATATATCGACGGAACTGGAGATCCCGAACACCCGAAACGAATCGAGGTTGAAGACGAGTACGGTCGGAAGCCACTATTCACAACCAAGTATGGCCGAGTGTCGGAATCAACTCTCCGACGAGACCTGTACAGAGTCACCCAGCCGTGTCGGCGTGGGCAAGAGTGTCCACATGAGATGGATCCTGATGAGTGTGATGCTAGAACCAACAACAATCTCCTCAGTCGGTGCTTGTCTGCGGTGTCGCCTCATCCCGTTCGGCGAGGAGGTATCTGCCATCAGCTCAAGCAAGGCGTATCGAAGGATACTATCTGCGAACGCGCGGACGTGTCTCGAAAGGTGCTGAACAAGCACTACGACCTGCGCACGAAAGAAGAGGCGCGACAACAGCGCCGGAACGAGCTCCGGAAGCATTTAGAGGGGTACGAAGAACCAACCCACGAGACGCGAACTGGCATCCAAGAACAGATCCCACTTCTTGGCGACATTGTATCGGCGCAGGATAAGGTGAACACCGCCTTGAAGCACAACGCTGCGCGTGCTCAAGCGTGTAAAGCAGTAGCAGGGTACATCGTCTTCGTGGCGCTCATCAGTTTCAATTTCGGCCTCATGGGAATCGGGTTCGACCCAATCGCATGGGAGCTAGTTTTGAATCTGTGA
- a CDS encoding DEAD/DEAH box helicase family protein, which translates to MSGPDTAADGEHGLRQLQLQEEYRLGDDPLNEFYIPALRQSTRYDRAAGFFDSKSLQYAAQGIAGLIANGGSMRLITSPNLKPADIEALQAADNREAEQSVLADRLEATLFEGDYLEFVNTDRFQCLAWMVEQDLLDIRIAYLPEGDEANPFRLYHEKLGVIRDDAGHRVAFSGSINETAAGWTDNYESFDVFRSWQPGEATRVDNKEQAFEQLWDNDDPMVTVRELPEAIEAGLEECSPGTVDGLPALEMFFSEEGANGSRTMKNEDEIELWDHQQEAIQWWRNHDYQGLFAMATGSGKTLTALRAARLQADVRLTVVVVPSKVLLQQWKEEIQSVFGSDIDIQECSGDTDWKANMTSLVDPFRVGSLDAVHDLPRSVVLTTLHTASSETFLNYLKHVPPERLQLIVDEVHRAGAPTFQSIFDIDAGRRIGLSATPDRQWDEEGTNAIYSYFGGHEPFRFTTQEAIENGYLTEYEYHPIICELTPQEFEDYAELSVQIERLSAQISSNDRVDESVINQRDHLLRERADIKKTAARKPDRFEAFLSTDHPRPALVFCEDTEQIEELEHQLEAHTDIDYGVYISNREEEQAEAFYRFEHDLLDYLLAIKCLDEGVDVPDCSTAVIIASSRNKREFIQRRGRVLRQTEAVDRAQIYDMLVLPGLGAPPDDERARSLVKQELERAKILMEAAENQDSVEQRLAEELDTYGRSFKHLAYI; encoded by the coding sequence ATGAGCGGGCCAGATACAGCTGCAGACGGTGAACACGGGTTGCGGCAGCTGCAGCTGCAGGAAGAATATCGACTGGGTGACGACCCACTGAACGAGTTCTATATCCCGGCACTGCGCCAGAGTACTCGATACGACCGGGCGGCCGGCTTTTTCGACAGCAAGTCGTTACAGTACGCCGCCCAGGGCATCGCTGGCCTGATCGCGAACGGCGGATCGATGCGGCTTATTACGAGCCCGAATCTCAAGCCAGCGGACATCGAGGCTCTCCAGGCAGCCGACAACCGGGAAGCCGAACAGTCTGTCCTTGCTGACCGGCTTGAGGCCACGCTCTTCGAAGGAGACTATCTGGAGTTCGTGAACACAGACCGGTTCCAATGCCTCGCGTGGATGGTAGAGCAGGACCTGCTGGATATCCGGATCGCGTATCTCCCCGAGGGCGACGAGGCAAATCCGTTCCGTCTCTACCATGAAAAGCTCGGCGTGATCCGGGACGATGCCGGGCACCGGGTAGCGTTCAGCGGTTCGATCAACGAAACCGCTGCCGGGTGGACGGACAACTACGAGTCGTTCGACGTATTCCGGAGCTGGCAGCCGGGCGAGGCCACACGTGTGGACAATAAGGAACAGGCGTTCGAGCAGCTATGGGACAATGATGATCCAATGGTGACAGTCCGCGAACTACCAGAGGCCATCGAGGCTGGACTGGAAGAGTGCAGTCCCGGTACGGTCGATGGTCTGCCAGCGCTCGAGATGTTTTTCAGTGAAGAAGGAGCCAACGGTAGTCGGACTATGAAAAATGAAGACGAAATCGAACTTTGGGATCACCAACAGGAAGCTATCCAGTGGTGGCGCAACCACGACTACCAGGGACTGTTCGCTATGGCAACCGGGTCTGGAAAGACGCTGACCGCGCTCCGTGCGGCCCGGCTCCAGGCGGACGTCCGGCTGACCGTGGTGGTAGTCCCATCCAAAGTCCTACTCCAACAGTGGAAGGAGGAGATCCAGTCCGTGTTCGGGTCCGACATCGATATCCAAGAGTGTAGCGGGGACACGGACTGGAAGGCGAACATGACATCGCTGGTCGACCCGTTCCGGGTCGGCTCATTGGACGCGGTCCACGACCTGCCCCGGTCCGTGGTCCTGACCACGCTGCACACGGCGTCAAGCGAGACGTTTCTGAACTACCTGAAGCACGTGCCGCCGGAACGGCTGCAACTCATCGTCGACGAGGTGCACCGCGCAGGAGCCCCAACCTTCCAGTCGATCTTCGACATCGATGCCGGCCGCCGAATCGGTTTGTCCGCGACACCGGACCGGCAGTGGGACGAGGAAGGGACGAACGCGATCTACAGCTACTTCGGGGGCCACGAGCCGTTCCGGTTTACGACGCAGGAGGCGATCGAGAATGGCTACCTGACGGAGTACGAGTATCATCCGATCATCTGTGAATTGACGCCGCAGGAATTCGAGGATTATGCGGAGCTGTCGGTGCAGATCGAGCGGCTGTCGGCGCAGATCAGTTCGAACGATCGGGTGGACGAGTCGGTTATCAACCAGCGGGATCACCTCCTCCGGGAACGTGCCGATATCAAGAAGACGGCAGCGCGGAAGCCGGACCGGTTCGAGGCGTTCCTGTCGACAGATCATCCGCGGCCGGCCCTGGTGTTCTGCGAGGACACCGAGCAAATCGAGGAATTGGAACACCAGCTGGAAGCCCATACAGACATCGATTACGGCGTATATATCTCCAACCGGGAGGAGGAACAGGCCGAGGCGTTCTACCGGTTTGAACACGATCTCCTCGACTATCTGCTGGCGATCAAGTGTCTCGACGAAGGCGTCGACGTCCCGGACTGTTCGACCGCCGTGATCATCGCGAGCTCCCGGAACAAGCGGGAGTTCATCCAGCGACGTGGACGTGTACTCCGCCAGACAGAGGCCGTGGACCGGGCGCAGATCTACGACATGCTCGTCCTCCCAGGGCTAGGCGCTCCGCCGGACGACGAGCGTGCCCGATCTCTGGTCAAGCAGGAACTCGAACGGGCAAAAATCCTGATGGAAGCAGCCGAGAACCAGGATTCGGTCGAGCAGCGTTTAGCAGAAGAGTTGGATACATATGGACGGAGTTTCAAACACCTAGCATACATCTAA
- a CDS encoding DNA modification system-associated small protein has product MQDSVSNDELRTLIQEKAEEHNLPPELLLEIYEAEREVVNMDRRGSILKDVRALLEDEVDN; this is encoded by the coding sequence ATGCAAGATTCTGTTTCCAACGACGAACTGCGGACGCTTATCCAGGAAAAGGCTGAGGAACATAATCTACCGCCTGAACTTCTCCTCGAGATCTATGAGGCCGAGCGTGAGGTCGTGAACATGGACCGACGGGGATCAATTCTGAAAGATGTCAGGGCGTTACTGGAAGACGAAGTCGACAACTAA
- a CDS encoding AAA family ATPase, with protein MEITELTIENFRPYYGEVTIKPRTEADHPLILIRGKNDTGKTSLFTAIRFCLYGAENRAEYTEHINRTAAEESGGTTRVEMTFLHDDEVYTIERGINYSQVDSADDRQAANWYREVRGPNGDIVEQGAKEQEYRRFINRILPENVAPFFLFDAEELQRFEESHDETVRESIETVLGIQEIENAVDDLNDRKRNFDREYADFESTASEVEALREELRDVMDELDEIGDDTEGEIAEIQEKIETKKANRREVRQELDKIQDTEPLRQEKQDLQEELHAAETDLQETIEQRDKLRRELGPIMAARGRQVFRDNYDIEGASGEAEVLHQIINDDDRDTCICGEPLTDEKHQQLSERYVKLHSPQRRRLTALMEICQNVDTVVSSELDRYQQYQATIRRLRQNIEDTQAEIEEIQSQIDEIEQAAKAGLKEKETQLNNEIQELEGTLNKKRERKGELTSEKQRLETRIAGMEEADSEAERYRELSTLAERCEQAFEDIKEELVESRRKSVEDHATETFLKLTNRPDYYQGIEITENYELQVKTPNATRSLEEQDPSAGQTQIIAYSFIAGLSKYTTRNAPVVIDTPIGRLDPEHKANLVDFYHEFSDQVIILYQPNELSTDDIGEMAEFIADHYEITIRDDDLSSSTIKELPDVMEAAAEVES; from the coding sequence ATGGAAATCACTGAACTCACGATCGAAAACTTCCGGCCCTACTACGGCGAAGTAACGATCAAGCCGCGAACGGAGGCTGACCACCCACTAATCTTGATCCGTGGGAAGAACGACACGGGGAAAACATCGCTCTTTACCGCGATCCGGTTCTGTCTGTACGGAGCGGAAAACCGGGCCGAGTACACAGAGCACATCAACCGCACCGCTGCCGAGGAGTCAGGAGGAACCACCCGGGTTGAGATGACGTTCCTCCATGATGACGAGGTCTACACGATCGAACGCGGTATCAACTACAGCCAGGTCGATTCGGCCGATGACCGGCAGGCAGCGAACTGGTACCGGGAGGTCCGGGGACCGAACGGGGACATTGTTGAACAGGGAGCCAAAGAACAGGAGTACCGCCGGTTTATCAACCGGATTCTCCCGGAGAACGTCGCCCCGTTTTTCCTCTTCGACGCGGAGGAACTTCAGCGGTTCGAGGAGTCCCATGACGAGACGGTGCGTGAATCGATCGAGACCGTGCTCGGCATCCAGGAGATCGAGAACGCGGTCGACGATCTGAACGACCGGAAACGGAACTTCGACCGCGAGTACGCCGATTTTGAATCGACCGCAAGCGAGGTCGAAGCGTTACGGGAAGAACTTCGTGACGTGATGGACGAACTCGACGAGATTGGTGACGATACCGAAGGCGAGATCGCCGAGATCCAAGAGAAGATTGAGACGAAGAAAGCCAACCGCCGCGAGGTCCGCCAGGAACTGGATAAAATCCAAGACACGGAGCCACTTCGCCAGGAGAAACAAGACCTTCAAGAGGAGTTGCACGCTGCTGAAACCGACCTCCAGGAGACAATCGAGCAGCGGGACAAGCTCCGCCGGGAACTGGGCCCGATCATGGCTGCCCGTGGCCGACAGGTGTTCCGAGATAACTATGATATTGAAGGTGCCAGCGGGGAAGCCGAAGTCCTTCATCAGATCATTAACGATGATGATCGCGATACCTGTATCTGTGGGGAGCCGTTGACCGACGAGAAGCACCAGCAGCTCTCCGAGCGGTATGTGAAACTTCATTCACCACAACGCCGCCGCCTGACAGCCCTCATGGAAATTTGTCAAAACGTCGATACTGTTGTCTCCTCCGAACTGGATCGGTATCAGCAGTACCAGGCGACGATCCGCCGTCTTCGCCAAAACATTGAAGATACGCAGGCGGAGATCGAGGAGATCCAGTCCCAGATCGATGAGATCGAGCAAGCGGCGAAGGCTGGCCTGAAAGAGAAAGAAACGCAACTGAACAACGAAATCCAAGAACTCGAAGGGACGCTAAACAAGAAGCGCGAGCGGAAGGGCGAACTCACCAGTGAGAAACAACGACTGGAGACCCGGATCGCCGGGATGGAAGAGGCTGACAGCGAAGCGGAACGATACCGGGAACTATCCACCCTGGCCGAGCGCTGTGAACAAGCGTTCGAAGACATCAAAGAGGAGTTGGTCGAAAGCCGCCGAAAGTCCGTCGAGGACCACGCAACAGAGACGTTCCTCAAACTAACAAACCGGCCGGACTACTACCAAGGAATAGAGATCACGGAAAACTATGAACTGCAGGTCAAGACGCCGAACGCCACCCGGAGCTTAGAAGAGCAGGACCCGAGTGCCGGCCAGACACAGATTATTGCGTACTCGTTCATCGCCGGCCTCAGCAAGTACACGACGCGGAACGCCCCTGTCGTGATCGATACACCGATCGGCCGGCTGGATCCGGAGCACAAGGCCAACCTCGTTGACTTCTACCACGAGTTCAGTGATCAGGTCATCATCCTCTACCAGCCGAACGAACTCTCTACAGATGATATCGGGGAGATGGCCGAGTTCATCGCCGACCACTACGAGATCACGATCCGGGATGACGATCTCAGCTCGTCGACGATCAAGGAACTCCCGGATGTCATGGAGGCCGCCGCGGAGGTGGAATCATGA
- a CDS encoding class I SAM-dependent methyltransferase: protein MDAVSRTRTVYGTNTHRFVEKYLSVSTADRYGTEFCEALDGKRILDIGCGPGSDLATFTSRGYEVVGLDVVSAFLQVVDRNTSESAVVQGDMRQIPFQDASFDGVWSSASFLHIPRSDAIPTLQEFQRILCDTGVIFLSAKRAPADTDPVDDRYFEYYDADEIRQMLSAAGFGQIAVETESIWVTGTARA from the coding sequence ATGGATGCCGTTTCTCGAACGCGTACTGTCTACGGGACGAACACCCACAGATTTGTGGAAAAATATCTTTCCGTATCAACGGCTGACCGCTATGGCACGGAATTCTGTGAGGCGCTGGACGGTAAGCGTATTTTAGACATTGGCTGTGGCCCCGGGTCAGACCTTGCAACGTTTACGTCCCGAGGGTATGAAGTAGTCGGCCTTGACGTAGTATCGGCGTTTCTCCAAGTCGTAGACAGGAATACATCAGAATCAGCGGTGGTCCAAGGCGATATGCGGCAGATCCCGTTTCAGGATGCCTCGTTCGACGGGGTTTGGAGTTCTGCCTCGTTCCTCCATATTCCCCGGTCAGATGCGATCCCGACTCTCCAAGAATTCCAGCGCATCCTTTGTGACACAGGGGTTATCTTCCTGTCAGCGAAGCGCGCTCCAGCAGACACAGATCCTGTGGACGACCGCTATTTCGAGTATTACGACGCCGACGAGATACGACAAATGCTATCTGCAGCGGGTTTTGGTCAAATAGCGGTTGAAACGGAGTCCATTTGGGTCACTGGCACTGCACGAGCATAG
- a CDS encoding cysteine desulfurase family protein, with the protein MSENVPTPIYLDHHASTPVDQQVLEAMQPYHTEHYGNPANDTHQAGRDAKTGVETAATQVADAIGAPSTKNIIFTSGATESDNLAIRGPVEHALQQGETPHIITAVTEHEAVLEPCEVFEADGVDITYLPVDEHGRVDPDDVRAAVQEETLLISIMAANNEIGTVAPLAEIGEIADEHDIYFHTDAVQALGYLELDVEDLGIDLMSISGHKIYGPKGVGALYVRRPHPKNDITPLIRGGGHQSGLRSGTLNVPGIVGLGKAVDLAVSNQDDRVAHVETLRDRLWDQLTDRLDDLALNGHPDHRLPHNLNVSFRGVSNYLLTRELNQHGIIAAAGAACSTAEDGGTTTVETSHVLEAITDDEERLESAVRFGLGKDTTADEIDYVADTIADIVPKKRRVQL; encoded by the coding sequence ATGAGTGAGAACGTTCCGACACCCATCTATCTCGATCACCACGCGTCTACCCCGGTCGACCAACAAGTGCTCGAGGCGATGCAGCCATACCACACGGAGCATTACGGCAACCCGGCGAACGACACCCATCAGGCCGGCCGCGATGCGAAGACCGGCGTCGAAACCGCCGCCACCCAGGTTGCGGACGCCATCGGTGCCCCGAGTACAAAGAACATTATCTTCACCAGTGGGGCGACGGAGTCGGACAATCTTGCCATCCGCGGCCCGGTCGAGCACGCATTGCAGCAAGGGGAAACCCCACATATCATCACCGCGGTCACGGAACACGAAGCTGTACTCGAGCCCTGTGAGGTATTCGAAGCGGACGGAGTTGATATCACCTATCTCCCGGTCGACGAACACGGCCGGGTTGACCCGGACGACGTACGCGCAGCGGTCCAAGAGGAGACCTTGCTGATCTCGATCATGGCTGCGAACAACGAGATCGGCACCGTGGCACCGCTGGCGGAGATCGGGGAGATCGCTGACGAACACGATATCTATTTCCATACTGACGCGGTCCAAGCTCTCGGCTATCTTGAACTCGATGTTGAGGACCTCGGGATCGATCTTATGTCGATCTCCGGGCACAAGATCTACGGCCCGAAAGGTGTCGGGGCACTGTATGTTCGCCGCCCGCACCCGAAAAACGATATCACCCCGCTCATCCGTGGCGGCGGCCACCAGAGCGGGCTGCGGTCCGGTACGCTCAACGTCCCCGGGATCGTCGGCCTCGGGAAAGCCGTGGACCTGGCCGTATCTAACCAGGACGACCGGGTTGCCCACGTGGAAACCCTTCGCGACCGGCTTTGGGACCAGCTAACCGACCGGCTTGATGACCTGGCATTGAACGGGCATCCTGACCACCGGCTGCCGCACAACTTGAACGTGAGTTTCCGTGGTGTCAGCAACTATCTGTTGACACGTGAGTTAAACCAGCACGGGATCATCGCCGCGGCGGGTGCAGCGTGTTCCACCGCAGAAGACGGAGGAACTACCACGGTCGAAACGTCCCACGTGTTAGAAGCAATCACGGACGACGAAGAACGATTGGAATCCGCAGTCCGCTTCGGTCTCGGGAAGGACACAACCGCGGACGAGATTGACTACGTGGCCGACACCATCGCGGACATCGTCCCAAAGAAACGCCGCGTCCAGCTGTGA
- the dndE gene encoding DNA sulfur modification protein DndE: protein MSKGADFNRVKLDKGVTNYLQYLQSTTGLTPNYLARAGLCYSLSEPRPPNPEEYDTDGKAINRYTLLGEHDPLYIAMVRQRLINEGRDPDEELYEHFVAHTNRGIKTLNGRIDSLADFYEVIPGELKPDE, encoded by the coding sequence ATGAGTAAAGGCGCTGACTTCAATCGTGTGAAACTCGACAAAGGTGTAACAAACTATCTCCAGTACCTGCAGTCCACAACCGGGCTCACACCGAACTACCTGGCACGGGCCGGCCTCTGTTATTCACTGAGCGAGCCACGCCCTCCAAACCCGGAGGAGTACGATACCGACGGGAAAGCGATCAACCGATACACCCTGCTCGGTGAGCACGATCCATTGTATATCGCGATGGTCCGGCAGCGGCTGATCAATGAGGGCCGGGACCCTGACGAGGAGCTGTATGAGCACTTCGTCGCCCACACAAACCGCGGCATCAAAACCCTGAATGGCCGAATAGACAGCCTCGCAGACTTCTACGAGGTCATTCCCGGTGAGTTAAAGCCCGATGAATAG
- the dndD gene encoding DNA sulfur modification protein DndD produces MKLTRVLISNYGPYGGENPFNLQTTDDQPIVLFGGKNGAGKTSFFTAVQLCLHGQSAFGSRTSRSEYEKHLQDYLHESNGHQATEAEITVEFEYGNFGSTDHYTVTRKWRDRGKSIVEDLTIKRNGSQLSDLEEDQWEDFLKELIPPGMSELFFFDGEKIQQLATAIENGDDFQDSLYSLLGLDLVDRLDTDLQIYQTNKLDESGHEEIVEKIEELDQDIEEYRNEQTEVEEHLAEKTARLEEIEAEIEQKETELSQEGGGFAKKRDKHKERRAELNATIESLEEDIRDHVRGSYPFALAPDLCNQVVDRLEMESEATAEIAAQNRVVTELDELADEDEVWDGLDVSVDKSKDIVQTLQSELFDRLADDLPDEIRLAREFSERQRQEMYTVADRALSEVPDELRSITDELERATRERQDIEDKLSRTPEQSVLSPLIKEINDLTEERGELTTEIEQLENRLEELENYIGRLEQERENKIERYEDLDDVSDRADLAQDVRSAVQDYQDKLAQQKLKRLESVLTDHYLALSNKSQFYDQVEIDPDETTIQIKTVGGESKNQSQLSAGERQIFATAMLWALADISDRPLPFMIDTPLGRLDQEHRENLVRNFFPDASHQVLLFSTDTEITQEFYEILEEDIAAEYHLTYDEEMGQTHVEPGYFWSDGPDDVLRNDDIEIDTDHQIQLEGFNNE; encoded by the coding sequence ATGAAACTCACACGTGTCCTAATCTCTAACTACGGACCCTACGGCGGCGAAAACCCGTTCAACCTGCAGACGACCGACGACCAGCCGATCGTGCTCTTCGGCGGCAAGAACGGTGCGGGGAAAACCTCGTTCTTCACAGCCGTCCAGCTTTGTCTCCACGGACAGAGCGCCTTTGGTAGTCGGACGAGCCGCAGTGAATACGAGAAACACCTGCAAGACTATCTGCATGAATCGAACGGGCATCAGGCAACAGAGGCCGAAATCACCGTCGAATTCGAGTACGGGAACTTCGGGTCTACCGACCACTACACCGTCACCCGGAAATGGCGCGACCGCGGCAAGAGCATCGTTGAGGATCTAACCATTAAACGGAACGGCAGCCAGCTCTCGGACCTGGAAGAAGACCAGTGGGAGGACTTCCTCAAGGAACTTATCCCCCCGGGCATGTCCGAACTCTTCTTCTTCGACGGAGAGAAAATCCAGCAGCTCGCCACCGCCATCGAAAACGGCGACGACTTTCAGGACTCCCTGTACTCCCTCCTCGGGCTCGATCTTGTCGATCGACTTGACACCGACCTCCAGATCTACCAGACCAACAAGCTCGATGAAAGCGGCCACGAAGAAATCGTGGAGAAAATTGAAGAGCTTGATCAGGACATCGAGGAATACCGAAACGAGCAGACAGAGGTCGAGGAACACCTCGCGGAAAAGACCGCACGACTCGAAGAGATTGAAGCCGAAATCGAGCAGAAAGAGACAGAACTATCGCAGGAAGGCGGTGGGTTCGCCAAAAAACGGGACAAGCACAAGGAACGCCGTGCCGAACTGAACGCCACGATCGAATCCCTGGAAGAAGACATTCGGGACCACGTCCGGGGGAGCTATCCGTTCGCTCTGGCACCCGACCTCTGTAACCAGGTCGTTGACCGGCTTGAAATGGAGTCAGAAGCTACGGCCGAGATCGCCGCACAAAACCGAGTAGTGACCGAATTGGACGAGCTCGCGGACGAGGACGAGGTCTGGGACGGTCTCGATGTCTCCGTCGACAAGTCGAAGGATATCGTCCAGACGCTTCAGTCCGAACTGTTCGATCGACTGGCCGATGACCTTCCGGACGAAATCCGGCTTGCCCGCGAGTTCTCGGAACGCCAACGCCAGGAAATGTATACGGTCGCCGACCGGGCACTATCGGAAGTGCCGGATGAACTCAGATCGATCACGGACGAACTCGAACGCGCCACCCGAGAGCGGCAGGACATCGAAGACAAACTGAGCCGGACACCGGAACAGTCCGTGCTCTCCCCGCTCATCAAAGAAATCAACGACCTCACTGAGGAACGCGGCGAACTCACAACTGAGATCGAGCAGCTCGAGAACCGGCTAGAAGAACTCGAGAACTACATCGGTCGACTGGAACAGGAACGGGAGAACAAGATCGAACGGTACGAGGACCTTGACGATGTCTCCGACCGCGCTGACCTCGCCCAGGACGTCCGGAGCGCCGTGCAGGACTACCAGGACAAACTGGCACAGCAGAAGCTCAAACGGCTGGAATCCGTTCTAACCGACCACTACCTCGCCCTGTCGAACAAGAGCCAGTTTTACGACCAGGTTGAAATCGACCCTGACGAGACCACGATCCAGATCAAAACGGTCGGTGGCGAGTCCAAAAACCAGTCCCAACTGTCCGCGGGGGAACGCCAGATCTTTGCCACGGCCATGCTGTGGGCACTGGCCGATATCTCCGACCGGCCACTCCCGTTCATGATCGACACCCCGCTCGGCCGCCTCGACCAAGAGCATCGGGAAAACCTCGTGCGGAACTTCTTCCCGGACGCCTCACACCAGGTCCTGCTCTTCTCCACCGACACCGAGATCACGCAGGAGTTCTACGAAATCTTGGAAGAGGATATCGCCGCCGAGTACCACCTGACCTACGATGAAGAGATGGGGCAGACACATGTTGAACCAGGATACTTCTGGTCCGACGGCCCCGATGACGTACTCCGGAACGACGATATCGAAATCGATACCGACCACCAGATCCAGTTAGAGGGATTCAACAATGAGTAA